The Diaphorobacter ruginosibacter genome contains a region encoding:
- a CDS encoding FKBP-type peptidyl-prolyl cis-trans isomerase, with protein MTFTTTASGLQYQDHVVGDGAEAKAGTPVRVHYTGWLYNDGQQGAKFDSSRDRNDPFEFPLGAGMVIKGWDEGVQGMKVGGQRTLLIPANLGYGARGAGGVIPPNATLKFDVELLAVGG; from the coding sequence ATGACATTCACCACCACCGCTTCCGGTCTGCAGTACCAGGATCACGTCGTCGGCGACGGCGCAGAAGCCAAGGCCGGCACACCGGTACGCGTCCACTACACGGGCTGGCTCTACAACGACGGCCAGCAAGGCGCCAAGTTCGATTCGAGCCGCGACCGCAACGACCCGTTCGAGTTCCCGCTGGGTGCCGGCATGGTGATCAAGGGCTGGGATGAGGGCGTCCAGGGCATGAAGGTGGGCGGCCAGCGCACGTTGCTGATCCCCGCCAACCTCGGCTACGGCGCACGCGGTGCGGGCGGCGTGATCCCCCCGAACGCGACGCTCAAGTTCGACGTCGAACTGTTGGCGGTCGGCGGCTGA
- a CDS encoding ketopantoate reductase family protein, with the protein MNNPTATSTATAAIPAHPALLSIAVMGAGAVGCYFGAMLARAGHRVTLIGRQAHVQAVQQHGLRLQTATEDIHVPMEASTEVSAVQGADVVLFCVKSTDTETAARQIRPYLSEGALLLTLQNGVDNDERASAVLGDGHPVAPAVVYVATAMAGPGHVRHYGRGELVIAPSARSEQVAQQFAAAGIPTQVSDNVRGALWAKLVINCAYNALSALTQMPYGWLVEQGGVNPLIDDIIDECLAVARADAIALPDNLRAAVHGLPQTMPGQLSSTAQDLARGKLTEIDHLNGYVVRRARAHGMAAPVNNTLLVLVRLAQTPRGGPVH; encoded by the coding sequence ATGAACAACCCGACAGCGACCTCCACGGCGACAGCCGCCATCCCTGCCCATCCCGCCCTGTTGTCCATCGCCGTCATGGGCGCGGGCGCGGTAGGCTGCTATTTCGGCGCCATGCTGGCACGAGCCGGGCACAGGGTCACGCTGATCGGCCGGCAGGCGCATGTGCAGGCCGTGCAGCAGCATGGCCTGCGGCTGCAGACCGCCACCGAGGACATCCACGTGCCGATGGAGGCGAGCACCGAGGTGAGCGCGGTGCAGGGCGCGGACGTGGTACTGTTCTGCGTGAAGTCGACCGATACCGAGACGGCGGCGCGGCAGATCCGCCCCTATCTCTCCGAAGGCGCGCTGCTGCTCACGCTGCAGAACGGTGTCGACAATGACGAGCGCGCGAGCGCGGTGCTGGGCGATGGCCATCCGGTGGCACCGGCCGTGGTGTACGTGGCGACCGCCATGGCGGGACCGGGGCATGTGCGCCACTATGGCCGTGGCGAACTGGTGATCGCGCCCAGCGCACGCAGCGAACAGGTGGCGCAGCAGTTCGCCGCAGCCGGCATTCCGACACAGGTCTCGGACAACGTGCGGGGCGCGCTCTGGGCCAAGCTGGTCATCAACTGCGCCTACAACGCGCTGTCGGCTCTCACGCAGATGCCCTACGGCTGGCTGGTCGAGCAAGGGGGCGTCAACCCGCTGATCGACGACATCATCGACGAATGCCTCGCGGTCGCGCGCGCCGATGCCATCGCGTTGCCTGACAACCTGCGCGCCGCGGTGCATGGCCTGCCCCAGACCATGCCGGGACAGCTGTCGTCGACCGCCCAGGATCTGGCGCGCGGCAAGCTCACGGAAATCGATCACCTCAACGGCTACGTGGTGCGGCGCGCCCGGGCGCACGGCATGGCTGCTCCCGTCAACAACACGCTGCTGGTGCTTGTGCGGCTGGCGCAGACACCGCGCGGCGGACCAGTGCACTGA
- a CDS encoding Crp/Fnr family transcriptional regulator, with translation MQQLNPSFLDKDQVLANWSRCIWASSISTELFEDCVRPALQVRHIHAGQYLWRANDLPLGWIGVTRGAAKLCVPTEDGRSIALCGFAGSWFGEASLLHRKSRLDCDAVALHDLTMLILPDAAFQRLRNESASFGQFLLTLMAERNQQLLRLITALQSADITSRVAKCLGTLITPMNFPFPDAGLLNVTQSELADFCRVSRSRFNEALLELERRDLLEVGYRSVRLKDVEGLRSYGT, from the coding sequence ATGCAACAACTCAATCCCTCTTTCCTGGACAAGGATCAGGTTCTGGCCAACTGGAGTCGTTGCATCTGGGCCAGCAGCATCAGCACGGAGCTGTTCGAGGACTGTGTGCGCCCGGCCCTGCAGGTCCGCCACATTCACGCGGGCCAGTACCTCTGGCGGGCCAACGACCTGCCGCTCGGCTGGATCGGCGTGACGCGCGGCGCAGCCAAGCTGTGCGTACCCACCGAAGACGGCCGCTCGATCGCGCTGTGCGGATTCGCCGGAAGCTGGTTCGGCGAGGCCAGCCTGCTGCACAGGAAGTCGCGGCTCGACTGCGATGCCGTGGCGTTGCACGACCTGACCATGCTGATCCTGCCCGATGCGGCGTTCCAGCGGCTGCGCAATGAATCCGCGAGCTTCGGGCAGTTCCTGCTCACGCTGATGGCCGAACGCAACCAACAGCTGCTGCGGCTGATCACGGCCCTGCAGAGCGCCGACATCACCAGCCGTGTCGCGAAGTGCCTTGGCACGCTGATCACACCGATGAATTTCCCGTTTCCCGATGCCGGCCTGCTCAACGTCACCCAGAGCGAGCTCGCCGACTTCTGCCGCGTCTCACGCTCGCGCTTCAACGAGGCGCTGCTGGAGCTCGAGCGGCGCGACCTGCTCGAAGTAGGCTACCGCAGCGTGCGGCTCAAGGACGTGGAAGGCCTGCGCAGCTACGGCACCTGA